A section of the Methanoregula formicica SMSP genome encodes:
- a CDS encoding UvrD-helicase domain-containing protein encodes MAATPRQGEAITTHDRSMVVTAGAGTGKTYVLVQKYIDLLKTRPVTVPQILALTFTDKAAAEMKERIRAEILRHEGPRWEKAAEDFMIAPVQTFHSFCAQVLREFPIEAGLEPGFVVLDEQQAGRIRNQAFDELIHSPQDGPVNEALVHVLSITDQTNLRKILSALYERRERYAQFFAALDADETQVLETWTREVSEFRDEEIAALRNDPSFSSCVRTLLGFASAYAGVDDKAAQFLGEIQPLLSRLSDPEDSGKFCSAALELERKRLGNIGSKKNWRGNDLAEFKSSRKSLNDILVQKISLFRMTVDPSDPVITGSIRFLHDLSFVFSRYLELVGTGKGSLGGLDFSDLILHARRLFLEQRDLVTTHFMPRFRYILVDEFQDTDLTQFDIILSIIGTPSPSTDCLFIVGDPKQSIYLFRDADVTRFKEAQEIITKACTGRKIDLDTSFRSTKEVIGLANFLFSRLLASAEKPWEFGYEPVRISGNRADHTGSVELLLPPKGSDAAGTKRNEAAMVARRIQSAIHSRPLTVYEEQPDHSFARRPARYGDIAILLEQRTNLPQYISALGEYGIPFYVHGGTGFYHRQEVYDLTNILSFLEYRHDNVSLAGILRSPYFGLPDTELFHIAQENGRTLWDKLGKYARRTGPGPATRARDLLASWQTYAGRTGLVSLLRRILSESGVYTVYAALPAGEQILANIEKLVAMARAREEAGNYSLADFTTDLRLAMEDDEREGEAHLDALAENAVNIMTVHAAKGLEFPIVFVPDMGMSFPNTTSPILIGDNPLMVGVKVPNPRENFEMTESPVFLALREQQKQKERAERKRLLYVALTRARDHLIMSGTMPEDSGLSYDLSRSRIEWIFTAFGVTGDAIATGGLDLELPDGTGSIRLSIVSDSDSIPAEIGRVEPELIIVPKECAGMCGSWQPPEYKVGKRRIRPVSVSELEKAETKIPEPHEKVASKYLPGVEGAKKGTIIHEVLRGRDAATVLREYGEYSEEHVRQCEEILSAFLNSDLMKRVKRSYCEVPFVVTVDGGPVTGKIDRLCEMEDGSWVVIDYKSETSADYAAVAEGYAFSIAVYVEAACQIIRGTVTAVVHFTELGMFWKR; translated from the coding sequence ATGGCAGCGACACCACGACAGGGCGAAGCGATCACAACCCACGACCGGAGCATGGTGGTCACGGCCGGCGCCGGGACCGGTAAGACCTACGTGCTTGTGCAGAAATATATCGACCTGCTCAAAACCCGGCCCGTCACCGTGCCCCAGATCCTTGCGCTGACGTTCACCGATAAAGCCGCGGCCGAGATGAAAGAGCGGATCCGGGCCGAGATTCTCCGGCACGAAGGCCCGCGGTGGGAGAAGGCCGCTGAGGATTTCATGATTGCGCCGGTCCAGACGTTCCACTCGTTCTGTGCGCAGGTGCTCCGGGAATTCCCGATCGAAGCCGGCTTGGAACCCGGCTTTGTCGTGCTGGACGAGCAGCAGGCCGGCCGCATCCGCAACCAGGCATTCGATGAACTCATTCACTCCCCGCAGGATGGACCGGTCAACGAGGCGCTCGTGCATGTCCTCTCCATCACGGACCAGACCAACCTCCGGAAGATCCTCTCTGCACTCTACGAGCGGCGGGAGCGCTATGCACAGTTCTTTGCGGCTCTTGATGCTGATGAGACGCAGGTGCTGGAAACCTGGACGAGAGAAGTATCCGAATTCCGGGACGAGGAGATTGCAGCACTCCGGAACGATCCCTCGTTCTCCTCATGTGTTCGTACCCTGCTGGGGTTTGCATCCGCGTATGCAGGTGTTGATGACAAGGCTGCACAGTTCCTGGGGGAGATCCAGCCCCTCCTTTCCCGACTTTCTGATCCTGAAGATTCAGGAAAATTCTGTTCGGCTGCTCTTGAGCTGGAACGGAAGAGACTTGGGAATATCGGGAGCAAAAAGAACTGGAGGGGCAATGATCTTGCTGAGTTCAAGAGTTCACGCAAGAGCCTGAACGACATTCTCGTACAGAAAATTTCCCTCTTCCGGATGACGGTGGATCCCTCCGACCCGGTGATCACCGGGTCGATCCGGTTCCTGCACGACCTGTCCTTTGTGTTCTCCCGGTACCTGGAACTGGTAGGGACCGGCAAGGGTTCTCTTGGGGGCCTGGACTTTTCGGACCTGATCCTCCATGCCCGCCGGCTTTTTCTTGAGCAGCGCGATCTTGTGACCACGCACTTCATGCCCCGGTTCCGGTACATCCTTGTTGACGAGTTCCAGGACACGGACCTGACGCAGTTCGATATCATCCTCTCTATTATCGGGACGCCGTCCCCTTCCACGGATTGTCTCTTCATTGTCGGGGATCCCAAACAGTCGATCTATCTCTTCCGCGATGCAGATGTGACCCGGTTCAAGGAGGCACAGGAGATCATCACCAAGGCATGCACGGGAAGGAAGATCGATCTCGATACCAGTTTCCGGAGCACGAAAGAGGTGATCGGCCTTGCGAATTTCCTCTTCTCCCGGCTCCTTGCATCCGCAGAAAAACCGTGGGAGTTCGGGTACGAGCCGGTCAGAATATCCGGAAACCGTGCGGATCACACCGGTTCCGTTGAACTCCTCCTGCCGCCGAAAGGAAGCGATGCTGCCGGCACCAAACGGAACGAGGCTGCGATGGTTGCCCGGCGGATCCAGTCCGCGATCCATTCGCGACCCCTTACGGTGTACGAGGAACAGCCGGACCATTCGTTTGCCCGGCGCCCGGCCCGGTATGGTGATATCGCGATCCTGCTCGAACAGCGGACCAACCTCCCGCAATACATTTCCGCGCTGGGCGAGTACGGCATTCCCTTCTATGTCCACGGGGGGACCGGGTTTTACCACCGGCAGGAAGTGTACGATCTTACGAACATCCTCTCGTTCCTTGAATACCGGCATGACAATGTCAGCCTTGCCGGCATTCTCCGGTCCCCATACTTCGGCCTGCCGGATACGGAACTTTTCCACATTGCGCAGGAGAACGGCCGGACGCTCTGGGACAAACTCGGGAAGTACGCGAGGAGGACCGGCCCTGGGCCGGCAACCCGTGCCCGCGATCTTCTCGCATCCTGGCAGACATATGCCGGCCGGACCGGCCTGGTCTCCCTGCTGCGCCGGATTTTGTCGGAGTCCGGTGTTTACACGGTCTATGCAGCGCTCCCGGCCGGCGAACAGATCCTTGCCAACATCGAGAAACTGGTTGCCATGGCCCGGGCCAGAGAGGAGGCCGGGAATTATTCGCTTGCCGACTTCACGACGGATCTCCGGCTCGCGATGGAGGATGACGAACGGGAAGGCGAGGCCCATCTCGATGCCCTTGCCGAGAATGCTGTCAACATCATGACCGTGCATGCGGCAAAGGGGCTGGAGTTCCCCATTGTCTTCGTGCCGGACATGGGCATGAGCTTCCCGAACACTACTTCGCCGATCCTGATCGGCGACAACCCGCTGATGGTGGGCGTGAAGGTCCCGAATCCCCGGGAGAATTTCGAGATGACCGAGAGTCCGGTCTTCCTTGCATTGCGCGAGCAGCAGAAGCAGAAGGAGCGGGCCGAACGGAAGCGTCTGCTGTACGTTGCCCTCACCCGGGCCCGCGACCATCTCATCATGAGCGGGACCATGCCGGAGGATTCCGGGTTGTCGTACGATCTTTCCCGGTCCCGGATCGAATGGATCTTCACGGCGTTTGGCGTGACCGGGGATGCCATCGCGACCGGCGGGCTTGATCTCGAACTGCCGGACGGGACCGGATCGATCAGGTTATCGATCGTCTCCGATTCCGATTCGATCCCGGCCGAAATCGGGCGGGTGGAACCGGAACTGATTATTGTGCCGAAGGAATGTGCGGGGATGTGCGGGAGCTGGCAGCCACCGGAGTACAAGGTAGGGAAGCGACGGATCCGGCCGGTGTCGGTTTCCGAACTGGAGAAGGCAGAAACAAAAATCCCGGAACCTCATGAAAAAGTCGCATCAAAGTACCTGCCGGGGGTCGAAGGCGCAAAGAAGGGAACGATCATCCACGAAGTGCTCCGGGGCCGGGATGCTGCGACGGTTTTGCGCGAGTATGGCGAGTACTCGGAGGAGCATGTCCGGCAGTGTGAGGAGATCCTGTCGGCGTTTCTCAATTCTGATTTGATGAAGCGGGTGAAGCGGTCGTATTGCGAGGTGCCGTTTGTTGTGACGGTTGATGGCGGGCCGGTTACCGGGAAGATCGACCGGTTGTGTGAGATGGAGGATGGATCGTGGGTTGTGATCGATTATAAGTCAGAAACATCTGCCGATTATGCAGCGGTTGCGGAGGGGTATGCTTTTTCGATTGCGGTTTATGTGGAGGCTGCCTGTCAGATCATACGAGGAACGGTAACGGCGGTAGTACATTTTACGGAGTTGGGGATGTTTTGGAAGAGGTAA
- a CDS encoding ATP-binding protein: MNDECSFDSLRNLSIGTVQSVSPREWRVTLDHDAPHSTAINTGTPTLFPKINGYVLIPNESGALIGVISWIGIENAQYPKRQGFKDFDLIDLPFPQRIMSISPLGELRFQKGKYSIERGVFNYPSVGDIVILPTKEQLQAIVENKDDESCFQIGIAPAAANAPVFVNPNKLFGRHLAVLGNTGSGKSSSVCGIIRWSIKHAQEKISDGKINARFIILDPNGEYKDAFDDFSKVRKFRVQIDEEKDDFKQLRVPAWLWNSFEWDSISEASAKAQRPFLRQALRELKCGSQLQLKTRHLGINYSSLLKKIEGILASGILSVKEFPGKNNFGTLLLSTCEDLEKQSHTCLAIHNEPIKILLGELDQIEKKRFSHEYQGRGGNIVREYFPFSEEDLELSIKAINSFLLSIGWEIIPLGPDEDSPIPYNVQDLPNYIERISQERKAEQYLDFLIMRIRTMLSDNRMASIIGFEKGDNLQNWLEDYIGGSNAENGEIVIIDLSLVPSDVIHLVVAVISRIIFEALQRYRRMIGDTLPTIMVLDEAHVFIRQVPFSENEYSTDSMCRKTFERIAREGRKFGLGLLLCSQRPAELSSTVLSQCNTFLLHRIVNDKDQDLVSKFVPDNLGNLLRELPILPTRKGILLGYAAPIPILVEINELEEKCRPKSSDPSFWNVWTHKEKRNVSWDIIAQEWQKSSEGDIHPPTQSSQTKKP, translated from the coding sequence ATGAATGACGAATGTTCTTTCGATTCACTCCGAAATCTCTCAATAGGAACAGTCCAATCTGTTTCACCAAGAGAATGGAGGGTGACGCTCGATCATGATGCCCCGCACAGTACGGCGATAAATACCGGAACTCCTACTCTTTTTCCTAAAATTAATGGTTATGTCTTAATCCCGAATGAATCAGGTGCGTTAATAGGAGTTATATCTTGGATCGGTATTGAAAATGCACAATACCCGAAGAGACAGGGATTCAAAGATTTCGATCTAATAGATCTGCCTTTTCCGCAACGGATAATGTCCATCTCCCCCTTGGGGGAACTTCGATTTCAGAAAGGGAAATATTCCATCGAACGTGGAGTGTTTAATTATCCCTCTGTTGGGGATATTGTCATTCTCCCAACGAAAGAACAACTCCAAGCGATTGTTGAGAATAAAGATGATGAATCATGTTTTCAAATTGGAATAGCTCCAGCAGCGGCGAATGCTCCGGTTTTTGTAAATCCCAATAAGTTATTTGGGCGTCATTTAGCGGTATTAGGCAATACTGGAAGTGGGAAATCATCCTCTGTTTGTGGAATTATTCGATGGTCAATAAAACATGCCCAGGAAAAGATATCAGATGGAAAAATTAACGCCCGTTTCATTATTCTCGATCCAAATGGGGAATATAAAGATGCCTTTGATGATTTCTCCAAAGTCAGAAAATTTAGAGTCCAAATTGATGAAGAAAAAGATGATTTTAAACAGTTACGTGTTCCCGCATGGTTATGGAATAGTTTTGAATGGGATTCGATATCAGAAGCGAGTGCGAAAGCTCAAAGACCATTTTTAAGACAAGCGCTACGAGAATTGAAATGTGGATCACAGCTTCAGTTAAAAACACGTCACTTAGGTATAAATTATTCAAGTTTATTAAAAAAAATTGAGGGGATTTTAGCATCAGGTATATTGTCGGTTAAAGAATTTCCCGGAAAAAATAATTTTGGAACTCTTCTTTTAAGTACATGTGAAGACTTGGAAAAACAATCTCACACCTGCCTTGCTATTCACAATGAACCAATTAAAATTTTGTTGGGAGAACTAGATCAAATTGAAAAGAAACGATTTAGTCACGAGTATCAAGGACGTGGTGGAAATATAGTCCGTGAATATTTTCCGTTCAGTGAAGAAGACCTTGAATTATCAATAAAAGCAATTAACAGCTTTTTGTTATCGATAGGATGGGAGATTATACCTCTTGGCCCAGATGAAGATTCTCCAATTCCTTACAATGTTCAAGATTTGCCGAATTATATCGAACGCATTTCTCAAGAACGAAAAGCGGAACAGTATCTTGATTTTTTGATAATGCGTATTCGAACAATGCTCTCAGATAATCGAATGGCCTCGATTATTGGCTTCGAAAAAGGAGATAACTTACAGAACTGGTTAGAAGACTATATTGGCGGAAGTAATGCAGAAAATGGAGAAATTGTAATCATCGATTTATCGCTTGTTCCATCTGATGTAATTCATTTAGTTGTGGCAGTAATATCTAGAATTATTTTTGAAGCCCTCCAACGTTACCGAAGAATGATTGGTGACACATTACCGACAATTATGGTTTTAGATGAGGCACATGTTTTTATTCGACAAGTTCCGTTTTCCGAAAATGAATATTCCACAGATAGTATGTGTCGTAAAACATTTGAACGGATTGCGCGGGAAGGTAGAAAATTTGGCCTAGGATTACTTCTGTGTTCACAAAGACCTGCTGAATTATCTTCTACAGTTTTATCTCAGTGCAATACATTTTTACTTCACAGAATCGTGAATGACAAAGATCAAGACCTTGTCAGTAAATTCGTTCCAGATAATTTAGGGAACTTATTACGAGAACTTCCAATTTTACCTACTCGAAAAGGAATCCTTCTTGGATATGCAGCACCGATCCCAATTCTTGTCGAAATTAATGAACTGGAAGAAAAATGCCGCCCGAAGTCATCAGACCCATCCTTCTGGAATGTATGGACACATAAAGAAAAACGTAATGTTTCTTGGGATATTATCGCCCAAGAATGGCAAAAATCAAGTGAGGGGGATATCCACCCACCCACTCAATCTTCACAGACTAAGAAACCCTAA
- a CDS encoding SIR2 family protein, with amino-acid sequence MGTEVDWAEQNFLYLNREFTKIESGMEDELRRKIEPWLSAIFQSEHLSLLVGTGLSIATTRIAKSNPPSMNRIPFTIFNTEIDTWSKSQATALERGEPNFEDDLRSALELLQGLKILKHKDVKKLENETDEIIKNFVKGILKTEHDFMNKSEEDREKALMYLKSFLISFASRTATRDRLNIFTTNYDRFIEYGCDLAGIIILDRFIGKISPVFRSTKIELDCHYNPPGIRGEPRYVEGVARLTKIHGSIDWRFSERKIVRDPVAFGTKEYSEESLKEKIVIYPNSAKGIDTTYYPYSELFRDFSSAVCRPNSTIVTYGYGFGDSHINRILEDMLTIPSTHIVIVSFDSAQGRIKKFFEKSNPAQFTLLIGSQLADLEKLVDNYLPKAAIDRITERQQRLMERRGIHQQSRDMPQTERVE; translated from the coding sequence ATGGGAACAGAAGTCGACTGGGCGGAACAAAATTTTCTTTATTTAAATCGCGAATTCACAAAAATTGAAAGTGGAATGGAAGATGAGTTACGAAGAAAAATTGAACCTTGGCTTTCTGCAATTTTTCAAAGTGAACATCTGTCGTTATTAGTAGGGACGGGATTATCAATCGCAACCACAAGGATTGCCAAATCGAATCCTCCTTCAATGAACAGAATCCCCTTTACGATTTTTAATACAGAGATTGATACCTGGTCAAAATCACAAGCAACGGCATTGGAACGAGGTGAGCCAAATTTTGAGGATGATTTACGCTCCGCTCTAGAATTACTTCAAGGATTGAAAATTCTCAAACATAAAGATGTAAAAAAACTAGAAAACGAAACTGATGAGATCATCAAGAATTTTGTGAAAGGGATATTGAAAACTGAACATGATTTTATGAATAAATCTGAAGAAGATCGTGAAAAAGCCTTAATGTACTTAAAATCGTTTTTGATCAGTTTCGCGAGCAGAACTGCTACACGCGACCGTCTCAATATCTTCACTACAAATTATGATCGATTTATCGAATATGGGTGTGATCTAGCAGGGATAATTATTCTCGACCGTTTTATCGGAAAAATTTCACCAGTATTCCGTAGCACTAAAATCGAACTTGATTGTCATTACAATCCCCCAGGAATCCGTGGAGAGCCCCGATATGTTGAAGGAGTTGCTAGATTAACAAAAATCCATGGATCTATCGATTGGAGATTCTCAGAAAGAAAAATTGTAAGAGATCCGGTCGCATTCGGGACAAAAGAATATTCCGAAGAATCGTTGAAGGAAAAAATTGTAATATATCCAAATTCGGCGAAAGGCATTGACACAACATATTATCCGTACTCTGAGTTATTCCGTGATTTTTCATCAGCGGTCTGTAGGCCAAACTCAACAATTGTGACATATGGATACGGATTCGGCGATTCACATATTAATCGGATTCTTGAAGATATGCTGACGATCCCGTCAACTCATATTGTGATCGTTTCATTTGATAGTGCTCAAGGAAGAATTAAAAAATTCTTTGAAAAGTCGAATCCAGCACAGTTCACTTTGTTAATTGGTTCTCAATTAGCAGATTTAGAGAAGTTAGTTGATAATTACCTGCCCAAAGCAGCAATTGACCGTATTACGGAAAGACAACAAAGGTTGATGGAACGAAGAGGAATCCATCAACAAAGTAGAGATATGCCACAAACGGAGAGAGTGGAATGA
- a CDS encoding 3'-5' exonuclease, whose translation MLLFFDTETTGLPKNFEIDPVKKWPRVVQLAWSLYDTEGTRQSQNSFIIYPTDFSIPMDAARIHGITTERARAEGTSLYKVLPQFNADVMKATRIIAHNLDYDLPIVGTEFTRCKMETGLLKKEPCCTMKPREIVEFCKLPAKSGRGYKWPTLNELHIQLFGEGFTDSPMPGLMSRHVHGVISH comes from the coding sequence ATGCTCCTCTTCTTCGACACTGAAACCACCGGCCTCCCGAAAAACTTCGAGATCGATCCGGTAAAGAAATGGCCACGGGTTGTCCAGCTGGCCTGGTCATTATACGACACCGAAGGCACCCGGCAAAGCCAGAACAGTTTCATCATCTACCCGACGGACTTTTCCATCCCCATGGACGCTGCCCGGATCCATGGCATCACGACCGAACGGGCCCGGGCCGAGGGCACGTCACTCTACAAAGTCCTCCCGCAGTTCAATGCCGATGTCATGAAAGCGACTAGGATCATCGCCCATAACCTGGATTATGACCTGCCGATCGTTGGTACCGAGTTCACGCGATGCAAAATGGAGACCGGCCTGCTGAAGAAGGAACCGTGCTGCACGATGAAACCCCGGGAGATTGTGGAGTTCTGCAAACTGCCGGCAAAGTCGGGCCGGGGATACAAGTGGCCGACCTTAAACGAGCTGCACATACAGTTGTTCGGCGAGGGATTTACTGACAGCCCAATGCCGGGGCTGATGTCGAGGCATGTGCACGGTGTTATTTCGCATTGA
- a CDS encoding KilA-N domain-containing protein: MATITVLDRDVAVISRNNEDYICITDIARYKNPDAMDDLIRSWIRNRNTIEFLGIWEQLNNPDFNPVEFDGFRKLAGLNSFTLTPRQWIEKTRARGIVSKSGRYGGTFAHKDIAFEFASWISVEFKLYLIKEFQRLKEDERKQLGWDIRRNLAKINYRIHTDAVRENLIPPELTKPQINAIYASEADVLNMALFGMSAKEWRENNPKKNGNIRDYADISQLVCLSNLENLNAHFIGDNLPQPDRLEKLNRIAIHQMTLLSQDSTIRMISGDREI; this comes from the coding sequence ATGGCAACGATTACTGTACTGGACCGGGATGTTGCTGTAATCTCCCGGAATAATGAGGATTATATCTGTATTACCGATATTGCACGATATAAAAACCCGGACGCTATGGATGATTTAATTCGCAGCTGGATCCGGAACCGCAATACGATCGAGTTTCTCGGCATCTGGGAGCAACTGAATAATCCGGATTTTAATCCCGTCGAATTCGACGGGTTTAGAAAACTGGCCGGCCTCAACAGTTTTACCCTTACGCCCCGTCAGTGGATCGAGAAGACCCGCGCCCGGGGGATCGTCTCGAAATCCGGAAGATACGGCGGAACGTTCGCCCACAAGGATATCGCGTTCGAGTTTGCTTCATGGATCTCCGTTGAATTCAAACTGTATCTCATCAAGGAATTCCAGCGCCTCAAGGAGGATGAACGAAAACAACTCGGCTGGGACATCCGGCGTAACCTTGCGAAGATCAATTACCGGATCCACACAGATGCTGTGCGCGAAAACCTTATCCCGCCCGAACTGACCAAACCGCAGATCAATGCCATTTATGCGTCGGAAGCCGATGTCCTCAACATGGCCCTGTTCGGCATGAGCGCCAAGGAATGGCGGGAGAACAATCCGAAGAAGAACGGCAATATCCGGGATTATGCAGATATTTCCCAGCTGGTCTGCCTCTCAAACCTTGAGAACCTCAACGCCCATTTCATTGGTGATAATCTTCCGCAACCGGACCGGCTGGAAAAACTCAATCGTATTGCCATCCACCAGATGACACTGCTTTCGCAGGATTCCACGATCCGTATGATCAGCGGGGACAGGGAGATCTAA
- a CDS encoding RecB family exonuclease has protein sequence MAELDPFFHKINSWSFTRHRVWNRCQRQYYFEYIAPYVKTSPVVPPEKIRWLKNFTSKFVVQGQLIHDIIDQQIQLHCEERPMEPEEAMNAFVKKVTAFKNIGGETFTEYHNGEKNPASFFASMETNGITCLHTFFGKWSEYAKRECLRHEEFDHFTTSNVGVTVKVDFIGKMADGTLVLTDWKTGRDDDEYESELQMAAYVLWARNHYMKSTDEIATELVFLKTGAVKPYSFYPEELQDKEVLIQGEFAAMNASYEYGDFPASPSARECMSCKFAEVCPESVTG, from the coding sequence ATGGCAGAGCTGGATCCATTTTTTCATAAAATAAATTCCTGGTCCTTCACCAGACACCGGGTCTGGAACCGTTGCCAGCGCCAATATTATTTTGAATACATTGCCCCTTACGTGAAGACGAGTCCGGTCGTTCCCCCGGAAAAAATCCGGTGGCTCAAGAATTTCACATCAAAGTTTGTTGTCCAGGGCCAGCTCATCCACGATATCATCGACCAGCAGATCCAGCTCCATTGCGAAGAGCGGCCGATGGAACCGGAAGAGGCGATGAACGCGTTTGTGAAAAAAGTTACAGCGTTCAAAAATATCGGTGGCGAGACCTTCACCGAGTACCACAACGGGGAAAAAAATCCTGCTTCGTTCTTCGCTTCCATGGAAACAAATGGAATCACCTGCCTGCATACATTCTTTGGCAAATGGTCGGAGTATGCGAAACGGGAATGCCTGCGCCACGAGGAGTTCGATCATTTCACCACCAGCAATGTGGGCGTGACGGTCAAGGTGGACTTTATTGGGAAGATGGCGGACGGGACGCTTGTCCTCACGGACTGGAAGACGGGGCGGGACGATGACGAGTACGAGTCGGAACTCCAGATGGCTGCGTATGTTCTCTGGGCACGCAATCATTACATGAAAAGTACCGATGAGATTGCGACCGAGCTGGTTTTCCTGAAGACCGGCGCCGTTAAGCCGTACTCGTTCTACCCGGAAGAGTTGCAGGACAAGGAAGTATTGATCCAGGGGGAGTTTGCGGCGATGAATGCGTCATACGAGTACGGGGATTTCCCGGCAAGTCCTTCTGCACGGGAATGCATGAGTTGTAAATTTGCGGAAGTTTGTCCGGAATCTGTAACCGGATGA
- a CDS encoding winged helix-turn-helix transcriptional regulator, whose amino-acid sequence MGVKNLAGNTRTLAFLVLAFVLVLPVMAIETGGYEVRPAYSLSPDDTSRDFIPASSTSPFAGEPEPQPIAYSDLPLAVLLVLAIAGTCTLQAYLLRLFVPGNLPLISGLVKLHRKELLVNASRNLIYRTIRENPGINPSEIERMTNLTNKNVAYHLNKLLDYHLIVDVKSANGKGYFRNSSTDSSSERMLRLHSKNPTERMIIAILSSNPGISRKEIGSIAGISGPSVSWHISRLEKDNIVEKIREGTIVHHYIKEGFKGLSETLTGIQQTGSVYEESLRSSLNPVE is encoded by the coding sequence ATGGGGGTGAAGAATCTGGCAGGAAATACAAGGACTCTCGCGTTCCTGGTGCTGGCATTTGTCCTGGTACTCCCGGTCATGGCGATCGAGACCGGGGGTTATGAAGTCCGCCCGGCATATAGCCTTTCACCGGACGATACTTCCCGGGATTTCATTCCCGCATCCTCCACCAGTCCATTCGCCGGTGAACCCGAACCTCAACCGATAGCATATTCGGATCTCCCTCTTGCAGTTCTCTTGGTCCTGGCAATTGCCGGGACCTGCACCCTCCAGGCATACCTGCTCAGACTATTTGTGCCGGGCAACCTGCCGTTGATCTCCGGACTCGTAAAATTACATCGAAAAGAACTCCTTGTCAATGCATCGAGAAATTTGATATATCGTACAATCCGGGAAAATCCTGGGATTAATCCATCAGAGATCGAAAGGATGACAAACCTGACCAACAAGAATGTCGCCTATCACCTCAACAAACTCCTGGATTACCATCTCATCGTTGATGTGAAATCCGCCAATGGCAAAGGATATTTCCGGAACTCCTCAACAGATTCGTCCAGCGAGAGAATGTTGCGCCTGCATTCAAAAAATCCGACCGAACGGATGATTATCGCAATTCTCTCATCTAACCCCGGAATTTCAAGAAAGGAGATTGGCAGTATCGCAGGTATTTCCGGGCCTTCCGTAAGCTGGCACATATCGAGACTTGAGAAAGACAACATTGTTGAAAAAATCCGTGAGGGAACCATCGTTCATCATTATATCAAAGAGGGTTTCAAAGGCTTGTCTGAGACTTTGACGGGTATTCAGCAAACGGGATCGGTTTACGAAGAATCCCTCAGGAGCTCTTTGAACCCCGTCGAATAG
- a CDS encoding HEPN domain-containing protein — protein MTDENMVIARKWRKQAIHDLDMAEKNVGIGGYDVAAFLSHQAVEKLLKGLIAYSGRPVQKTHFIDELGWSLGFPDEILGYLMDLSGDYQFSRYPDISDDIPYEQYT, from the coding sequence ATGACCGATGAGAACATGGTGATCGCCCGTAAATGGAGAAAACAGGCGATACACGATCTGGATATGGCCGAAAAGAATGTCGGTATCGGAGGATATGATGTCGCTGCCTTCCTCTCGCATCAGGCTGTGGAAAAACTCCTGAAAGGACTGATCGCGTACTCCGGCCGCCCTGTCCAGAAAACCCATTTCATCGATGAACTGGGCTGGTCACTCGGTTTTCCGGACGAGATCCTCGGATATCTCATGGATTTGTCCGGCGATTATCAGTTCTCGCGATACCCGGATATCAGCGACGATATCCCGTACGAACAGTATACCTAA
- a CDS encoding nucleotidyltransferase domain-containing protein, producing MTSDRVLDLFYTEAVPVIRRVFFPEKVLVFGSRVKGTALENSDIDVIIIADFFRDIPFVNRAALVMKSVPFNRHVDYLCYTPDEFERTKDRSLILRDAAAYAVNVTG from the coding sequence ATGACCAGTGATCGCGTCCTTGATTTGTTTTATACTGAAGCGGTACCGGTCATTCGGAGGGTTTTCTTTCCGGAAAAAGTCCTTGTCTTCGGTTCCCGGGTGAAAGGGACGGCGCTTGAGAATTCCGATATCGATGTGATCATCATCGCAGATTTCTTCCGCGATATCCCATTCGTTAACCGTGCTGCCCTCGTGATGAAATCCGTCCCGTTCAACCGACACGTGGATTATCTCTGTTACACGCCGGATGAGTTTGAGCGGACAAAGGACCGGTCCCTCATCTTAAGGGATGCCGCTGCATATGCAGTGAATGTAACCGGATAG